A stretch of the Comamonas testosteroni TK102 genome encodes the following:
- a CDS encoding TetR/AcrR family transcriptional regulator, which produces MSTTRPPSAERRAQLLDAADVVFAEHGVTAPLDLIVERAQVGRATLYRQFPDRRAIMVALLERSVEKTRAAAIAWRDDDQAFFKLLALVGERIAVSATLVDYWRTVDQSDAEVIDARQQMWLVFEEPMKRAVAKGLCKQALNAKDLSLVFGMLGGALRGETPAQRKQLARRALQIILDGIKA; this is translated from the coding sequence ATGTCCACCACCCGTCCTCCATCCGCTGAACGCCGCGCCCAGTTGCTGGACGCGGCCGATGTCGTGTTTGCCGAGCATGGCGTGACCGCTCCACTGGATCTCATTGTCGAGCGTGCCCAGGTAGGCCGCGCCACGCTGTATCGTCAGTTCCCGGACCGTCGCGCCATCATGGTGGCGCTGCTGGAGCGCTCTGTCGAGAAGACCCGGGCCGCTGCCATCGCCTGGCGCGACGACGACCAGGCCTTCTTCAAGCTGCTGGCTCTGGTGGGCGAGCGCATCGCCGTCTCCGCCACGCTGGTGGACTACTGGCGCACGGTGGACCAAAGCGATGCAGAGGTCATTGATGCGCGCCAGCAGATGTGGCTGGTGTTCGAAGAGCCCATGAAGCGTGCAGTAGCCAAGGGCCTGTGCAAGCAGGCCTTGAACGCCAAGGATCTGTCCCTGGTGTTCGGCATGCTGGGCGGCGCCCTGCGTGGTGAAACTCCTGCGCAACGCAAACAACTGGCGCGTCGCGCCCTGCAAATCATTCTGGACGGAATCAAGGCCTGA
- a CDS encoding acyl-CoA dehydrogenase family protein codes for MSNNDLFADAARKVLADCCTPQVIREIESAGSRSAAVARLWQQLEETGLADALLAEEEGGAGLGLGEIFGVLEQCGAHALPLPLGETMLARAMLVQTHMDCPAGSIALAQGAMQADGSLHCALVRGGQVTDSVLVQVQEEAGVWYLLSVAQAELVPHALVLDASLTWAPEQLRVAGVIRPGLQFDPRSLQATVVAAQMAGAMRDVFQRSLQYANERQQFGRAIGKFQAIQHQLAVMSEHVFAARMAAQLGCSGDGIVPDRLRVAVAKARCSEAALVVTELAHAIHGAIGFTEEYDLQLFTRRLHAWRLTAGSEAYWQALAGQALMSHEGMTLDLIRRITDVEALA; via the coding sequence ATGAGCAATAACGATTTGTTTGCAGATGCCGCGCGCAAGGTGCTGGCAGACTGCTGCACCCCTCAGGTGATTCGGGAGATCGAGAGCGCTGGCAGCCGCTCAGCGGCTGTCGCCCGACTATGGCAGCAGCTGGAGGAAACCGGCTTGGCCGATGCCTTGCTGGCCGAAGAAGAGGGCGGTGCCGGTCTGGGTCTGGGCGAGATATTTGGCGTGCTGGAGCAATGTGGAGCCCACGCCCTGCCTCTGCCTCTGGGAGAGACCATGCTGGCACGGGCCATGCTGGTGCAGACGCATATGGACTGCCCGGCCGGCAGCATTGCGCTGGCGCAGGGCGCGATGCAGGCAGATGGCAGTTTGCATTGCGCGCTGGTGCGAGGCGGGCAGGTCACGGACTCGGTGCTGGTGCAAGTGCAAGAAGAAGCCGGGGTCTGGTATCTGCTGAGCGTGGCACAGGCTGAGCTTGTGCCGCACGCTCTGGTGCTTGACGCGTCATTGACCTGGGCGCCCGAGCAGTTGCGGGTCGCCGGCGTCATCCGGCCCGGGCTGCAGTTCGATCCCCGTAGTCTGCAGGCCACCGTGGTGGCCGCGCAGATGGCGGGAGCCATGCGTGACGTGTTCCAGCGCAGCTTGCAATATGCGAACGAGCGTCAGCAGTTTGGGCGTGCTATAGGGAAGTTCCAGGCGATCCAGCATCAGCTGGCAGTCATGAGCGAGCATGTGTTTGCCGCCCGCATGGCGGCTCAGCTCGGTTGCAGCGGTGACGGCATCGTGCCTGACAGATTGCGTGTGGCCGTTGCCAAGGCACGCTGCAGCGAGGCGGCTTTGGTGGTCACGGAGCTTGCGCATGCGATTCATGGCGCGATTGGCTTCACCGAGGAATATGACCTGCAGCTGTTCACCCGCAGATTGCATGCATGGCGACTGACGGCAGGCAGCGAAGCCTATTGGCAGGCATTGGCGGGGCAGGCCCTGATGTCGCACGAGGGCATGACACTGGATCTGATCCGGCGGATCACCGATGTCGAGGCCCTGGCTTGA
- a CDS encoding aryl-sulfate sulfotransferase gives MATTVDQVTQRRRGTGLIAHDSALSAGGYTLIAPQTADGHVYLIDIHGQVAHEWKLPVRAGRHAVILPNGNLGYNGNHRDSPDLYAPWSMWHGGDFYEVRPDGEVVWRYEDPTHHHDAQWLPNGHLLYAACAPVPEGFAERVPGGTSLGADELMYGDVIREVDRTGRLVWEWKAWEHLEPEDFPIHPGFGRYHWPLVNGLGLAADGTVLMSLRTTSGIIGVDKASGNVKLHIPPSVVSHQHAPVALANGHVLTFDNGNFRQGAHVAFSRVLEIDPVSHEIAWSYQDEMVNAFYTAFMGSAQRLWNGNTHITESATGRLFEVTPQGELVWEFILPWFGEYPDAAARRTGPGRLNTVFQTWRYQADQLPWLSR, from the coding sequence ATGGCTACCACCGTTGACCAGGTCACCCAACGCCGACGCGGCACAGGTCTTATTGCTCATGACAGCGCTCTGAGCGCCGGCGGCTACACATTGATCGCCCCCCAGACGGCCGATGGACATGTCTACCTCATAGATATCCATGGTCAGGTGGCTCATGAGTGGAAGCTGCCTGTACGCGCGGGCCGACATGCGGTCATACTGCCTAACGGCAATCTCGGCTACAACGGCAACCATCGTGATTCGCCTGATCTCTACGCACCCTGGTCCATGTGGCATGGCGGTGATTTCTACGAGGTCAGGCCCGACGGGGAGGTGGTCTGGCGCTATGAAGACCCGACACACCACCATGACGCGCAGTGGTTGCCCAATGGCCATCTGCTCTATGCAGCCTGCGCCCCTGTCCCCGAGGGCTTTGCGGAACGGGTGCCCGGCGGCACCTCGCTTGGTGCAGACGAGCTGATGTATGGCGATGTGATCCGGGAAGTGGACCGCACAGGTCGATTGGTCTGGGAATGGAAGGCCTGGGAGCATCTGGAGCCTGAGGACTTTCCCATTCACCCGGGTTTTGGCCGCTATCACTGGCCTTTGGTCAACGGCCTTGGGCTTGCGGCCGATGGAACAGTGCTCATGAGTCTGCGCACCACCTCGGGAATCATTGGCGTGGACAAGGCCAGCGGCAACGTGAAGTTGCATATCCCGCCTTCGGTGGTCTCGCACCAGCATGCTCCGGTTGCGCTGGCAAACGGCCATGTCCTGACCTTTGACAACGGCAACTTCCGCCAGGGAGCCCATGTGGCTTTCTCGCGTGTGCTGGAGATAGATCCCGTTTCCCACGAGATCGCATGGAGCTACCAGGACGAGATGGTCAACGCCTTCTACACCGCCTTCATGGGCAGCGCGCAGCGGCTTTGGAACGGAAACACACACATCACGGAGTCCGCCACGGGGCGATTGTTTGAGGTGACGCCGCAAGGCGAGCTGGTCTGGGAGTTCATCCTGCCCTGGTTTGGCGAGTATCCCGATGCCGCTGCACGACGCACAGGTCCGGGGCGCTTGAATACGGTGTTCCAGACCTGGCGCTACCAGGCAGACCAACTGCCTTGGCTGTCCCGTTGA
- a CDS encoding AsmA family protein has protein sequence MVDTTSTSAPESTSAHSRLARRWLRWAAIAMALLLALILAAALLIAFMDWNKLRPWINEKVSSSTGREFAINGDLQLQWTWPQPLDTGWRHWVPGVVVHASDLTLSQPQGWLVQQAPEKADDKQPVLPATPKELNTGRLPGQGQAANEKRTAADDDDAIADAGLQPPERDARTMITAANATASLRLWPLLARHVQLDSLLLQAPDMVLARNDKGENNWTFDKPTSSGPKWSLDIGQLRISDGVLGWSDAIKNMAVRARIDTLRRPVSADQPYGMRFGLTGYLHQGKTRAQIQAQGLAGQVLDLRQDRLRFPLRISAKVGSLQAFAEGFLDNPKTLDGLDFQVKVLGKSMADLFELTGLLLPATPPFETSGHLIGSLQPGKAVWQYEKFKGRLGQSDLSGDLQYRSAQPRPKLTAQLRSKQLRLVDLGPVIGAAPSGSSGKPQPVNGRVLPQVQFQTENWDKMDLDLRYESNHILRPEALPIENLSVHALLDNGKLTLSPLKFGFAEGTLNIDARVDSHAKPVAAKLNGQVQSLKLSALFPKIEKMKKSLGQLDGAVALTGQGESLAQWLATGNGSLRLYVRDGTFSAQLLDLAGLNVGSIVIAKLFGNDKEVQLRCAVADLNVQQGIARPRTAKLATTEAVVEATGQINLAQEQLDLRIVPESLKWKFFSLRTPLYVRGSFAEPDVGLEPGPLAARAGAAVAAAVFAPAALALVPLTVPAADDDVNCKQLLTQVRNR, from the coding sequence ATGGTCGACACCACCAGTACTTCAGCCCCTGAATCCACTTCTGCACATTCGCGCCTGGCACGTCGCTGGCTGCGCTGGGCAGCCATTGCGATGGCGCTGCTGCTGGCTCTGATTCTGGCAGCGGCACTGCTGATTGCCTTCATGGACTGGAACAAGCTCAGACCGTGGATCAATGAAAAAGTCAGCAGTTCCACAGGCCGCGAATTCGCCATCAATGGCGATCTGCAGCTGCAGTGGACCTGGCCACAGCCTCTCGATACGGGATGGCGTCACTGGGTGCCCGGCGTAGTGGTGCATGCCAGCGATCTGACACTTTCGCAACCCCAGGGCTGGCTGGTGCAACAGGCACCTGAAAAAGCCGATGACAAGCAGCCGGTGCTGCCTGCAACGCCCAAGGAACTCAACACCGGTCGCCTGCCCGGGCAAGGCCAGGCAGCGAACGAAAAAAGGACAGCCGCAGATGACGACGACGCCATAGCCGATGCCGGCCTGCAACCGCCCGAGCGCGATGCCCGCACCATGATCACCGCCGCGAATGCCACGGCCAGCCTGCGCCTTTGGCCGCTGCTGGCCCGTCATGTACAGCTCGACTCCTTGCTGCTGCAGGCTCCCGACATGGTGCTGGCCCGCAATGACAAGGGCGAGAACAACTGGACGTTTGACAAGCCCACCAGCAGCGGCCCCAAGTGGAGCCTTGACATAGGCCAGTTGCGCATCAGCGATGGTGTGCTGGGCTGGTCCGACGCCATCAAGAACATGGCCGTGCGCGCGCGTATCGACACGCTGCGCAGACCGGTCAGCGCCGACCAGCCCTATGGCATGCGCTTCGGCCTCACTGGCTATCTGCATCAGGGCAAGACCCGCGCGCAGATTCAGGCCCAGGGTCTGGCCGGGCAGGTACTAGATCTGCGCCAGGATAGGCTGCGCTTTCCGCTGCGCATCTCGGCCAAGGTCGGTAGCCTGCAAGCCTTCGCTGAGGGGTTTCTCGACAACCCCAAGACCCTGGACGGTCTGGACTTTCAAGTGAAGGTTCTCGGCAAGAGCATGGCCGACCTGTTTGAGCTCACCGGCCTGCTGCTGCCCGCCACGCCCCCGTTCGAGACCAGCGGCCACCTGATCGGCAGCCTTCAGCCAGGCAAGGCCGTCTGGCAATACGAAAAATTTAAGGGCAGGCTGGGGCAGAGCGATCTGAGCGGCGATCTCCAGTACCGCTCGGCCCAGCCCCGGCCCAAGCTGACAGCGCAGCTGCGCTCCAAACAACTGCGGCTGGTGGATCTGGGTCCGGTCATCGGCGCAGCACCCTCCGGCAGCTCCGGCAAGCCCCAGCCCGTCAACGGCAGGGTACTGCCGCAGGTCCAGTTCCAGACCGAGAACTGGGACAAGATGGATCTCGATCTGCGCTATGAAAGCAACCATATCCTGCGTCCTGAAGCCCTGCCCATAGAGAATCTCAGCGTGCACGCTCTGCTGGACAACGGCAAGCTCACCCTGTCGCCACTGAAATTCGGCTTCGCCGAAGGCACGCTGAATATCGATGCCCGCGTGGACAGCCATGCCAAGCCGGTAGCCGCCAAGCTCAATGGACAGGTGCAGTCGCTCAAGCTCTCCGCGCTGTTTCCCAAAATCGAAAAGATGAAAAAAAGCCTGGGCCAGCTCGATGGCGCAGTTGCCCTCACCGGGCAAGGCGAGTCACTGGCCCAGTGGCTGGCCACAGGCAATGGCTCGCTGCGGCTGTATGTGCGCGATGGCACTTTCAGCGCGCAACTGTTGGACCTGGCAGGGCTGAACGTCGGCTCAATCGTCATCGCCAAGCTGTTTGGCAACGACAAGGAAGTGCAACTGCGCTGCGCCGTGGCCGACCTCAATGTTCAGCAAGGCATAGCCCGGCCACGCACCGCCAAGCTCGCCACTACCGAAGCCGTGGTCGAGGCCACGGGCCAGATCAATCTGGCACAGGAGCAGCTCGATCTGCGCATCGTCCCCGAATCGCTGAAGTGGAAGTTCTTCTCGCTGCGCACGCCGCTCTATGTGCGCGGCAGCTTTGCCGAGCCCGATGTGGGCCTGGAGCCTGGCCCCTTGGCAGCCCGTGCCGGTGCTGCGGTAGCAGCTGCAGTTTTTGCACCAGCAGCACTGGCACTGGTGCCGCTGACGGTGCCTGCAGCAGACGACGATGTGAACTGCAAGCAATTGCTGACCCAGGTACGCAATCGCTAA
- a CDS encoding crotonase/enoyl-CoA hydratase family protein, which yields MAFLNIERDGGILTVTMNQPETRNALTGNTAVAEFVQLCADVRLDASVKVLILTGAGSIFSSGGNVKDMRRYFDDALTPDMIREEYRQGIQQIPNALYQLDVPVICAVNGPAIGAGLDLSCMCDIRIASENATFAESFVRVGIVPGDGGAWLLPRVVGMSKASEMAFTGEAISAGQALACGLVSQVVPPDELLPAARALALKIAANPGGVMRMTKRLLREGQNATLASLLEISAGYQAIAHKTADHREAVTAFVEKRAPRFS from the coding sequence ATGGCATTTCTGAACATTGAACGCGATGGCGGTATCTTGACCGTCACCATGAATCAGCCGGAGACACGCAATGCGCTGACCGGCAATACGGCGGTTGCGGAGTTCGTGCAGCTCTGTGCAGATGTGCGCCTGGACGCCAGCGTGAAGGTGCTGATCCTGACCGGCGCAGGCTCTATCTTCAGCTCCGGCGGCAATGTCAAGGACATGAGGCGCTATTTCGATGACGCACTCACTCCCGACATGATTCGCGAGGAATACCGGCAGGGAATTCAGCAAATTCCGAATGCCCTCTACCAGCTGGATGTTCCCGTGATCTGCGCGGTCAACGGCCCGGCCATCGGCGCAGGTCTGGATCTGAGCTGCATGTGCGATATCCGGATTGCGTCGGAGAATGCCACTTTTGCGGAGAGCTTTGTCCGCGTGGGCATCGTTCCCGGTGATGGCGGGGCCTGGTTGCTGCCACGCGTGGTGGGGATGTCGAAGGCCAGCGAAATGGCTTTCACAGGAGAGGCGATCAGCGCAGGCCAGGCATTGGCCTGTGGTCTGGTGAGCCAGGTCGTGCCCCCGGATGAACTGCTGCCGGCCGCCAGGGCATTGGCGCTCAAGATCGCCGCCAATCCGGGCGGTGTGATGCGCATGACCAAGCGTCTGCTGCGCGAGGGCCAGAATGCCACGCTGGCTTCGCTGCTCGAAATATCGGCCGGTTATCAGGCAATTGCCCATAAAACGGCAGATCATCGTGAAGCCGTGACGGCCTTTGTCGAGAAGCGGGCTCCTCGTTTCTCATGA
- a CDS encoding LysR family transcriptional regulator, producing the protein MPAISQAFRCFDEVARRGSVRKASATLHLTAAAVNQQILNLEAQVGQPLFDRLPRGMQLTVAGEIVLAAVRRSQRDFDNALAQVEDLNALRHGHVSVGVPHATAEYLVPQVISAMHLRYPDITFSVRAGIGEELLRHVAQGEIDVAYCLRRTPPAGVEEMRSWAQPLGVVMAPDHPLRMRPRLLRLRDCLAYPLIMMYPDMELRSMLERLGDGALSRTQPLVQTSSIPMARRLVASGQALAFMLPDNVAEDVAAERLSWRALHDAGALLHSCAYQRTGYAMAAAMEMFLTELENAADELKANFDTGVSWSIGNLAV; encoded by the coding sequence ATGCCAGCAATTTCCCAGGCTTTTCGATGCTTTGACGAGGTGGCGCGCCGAGGTTCGGTTCGCAAGGCCTCGGCAACGCTGCACCTGACCGCTGCAGCGGTCAACCAGCAAATCCTCAATCTCGAAGCGCAGGTGGGTCAGCCCCTGTTCGACAGACTCCCCAGAGGCATGCAGCTGACGGTGGCGGGCGAGATCGTGCTGGCAGCAGTCAGACGCAGCCAGCGCGACTTTGACAATGCACTGGCCCAGGTTGAAGACCTGAATGCCTTGCGCCACGGGCATGTCAGCGTGGGAGTTCCCCACGCAACAGCCGAATACCTCGTGCCTCAGGTGATATCGGCAATGCATCTGCGTTACCCAGACATCACTTTCAGCGTGCGTGCCGGCATTGGAGAAGAGTTGCTGCGACATGTGGCGCAGGGCGAGATCGATGTGGCCTATTGCCTGCGCCGAACACCTCCTGCCGGGGTCGAGGAGATGCGCTCCTGGGCCCAGCCCCTGGGGGTGGTGATGGCTCCGGACCACCCTCTGCGCATGCGGCCACGGCTGCTGCGTCTGCGCGACTGCCTGGCATATCCGCTGATCATGATGTATCCCGACATGGAGTTGCGCAGCATGCTGGAACGCCTGGGCGATGGCGCGCTGAGCCGGACCCAGCCACTGGTGCAAACCAGCAGCATCCCCATGGCCCGTCGCCTGGTGGCAAGCGGCCAGGCACTGGCCTTCATGCTGCCGGACAATGTGGCGGAAGACGTGGCAGCCGAGCGTCTGAGCTGGCGTGCGCTGCACGATGCCGGGGCACTGCTGCACAGCTGCGCCTATCAGCGAACCGGCTACGCGATGGCAGCCGCAATGGAAATGTTTCTGACAGAGCTAGAAAATGCCGCAGATGAATTGAAGGCAAACTTTGATACCGGTGTTTCCTGGTCCATCGGCAATCTTGCCGTCTGA
- a CDS encoding methyl-accepting chemotaxis protein — MRLTKLNIGARLGLGFAVVLAFAVVITVIGIWQLHSVGKATQQMMQEPLTKERLISDWNSNVSVAVARTTAIAKSSDASLVQFLAADAAATTKSTGNVLKQIEPLISEPAEREIMDRIMQVRKTYLASRDKVSQLKADGMAEEAESTLINSYVPAAQSYLKLLGELLSLQRASLDAKAAEVEQIESSSKTYFLVLALLALAIGTVSAWRLTQGITAPLKHAVGVARRVADGDLTAQIHVNSSDETGQLMQALHDMNSSLDRLVGQVRQGTDSIATASGQIAAGNHDLSARTEEQASSLQQTAASMEQLTSTVKQNADNASQANQLALSASDVAVKGGMVVSQVVETMGAISHSSRKISDIIGVIDSIAFQTNILALNAAVEAARAGEQGRGFAVVASEVRSLAGRSAEAAKEIKLLIQASVTKVEEGSVQVSQAGQTMDEIVSSVQRVTDIMGEITAASHEQTSGIEQINRAVAEMDLVTQQNAALVEESTAAAQSMQQQTSDLSRMVSVFRLKSV, encoded by the coding sequence ATGAGATTGACCAAGCTGAACATTGGTGCCCGACTGGGCCTGGGGTTCGCAGTGGTGTTGGCGTTTGCTGTGGTGATCACGGTGATCGGCATCTGGCAGCTGCACTCGGTGGGCAAGGCCACGCAGCAAATGATGCAGGAGCCGCTGACCAAGGAGCGACTGATCAGCGACTGGAACAGCAATGTCAGCGTGGCCGTGGCCCGCACCACGGCCATCGCCAAGAGCAGCGACGCAAGTCTGGTGCAGTTTCTGGCAGCGGACGCGGCCGCCACGACCAAGAGCACAGGCAATGTGCTCAAGCAGATCGAGCCCCTGATCTCCGAGCCTGCAGAGCGCGAGATCATGGACAGGATCATGCAGGTGCGCAAGACCTATCTCGCCAGCCGCGACAAGGTCAGCCAGCTCAAGGCCGACGGCATGGCCGAAGAGGCGGAGTCCACGCTGATCAACAGCTATGTACCGGCCGCCCAGAGCTATCTGAAGCTGCTCGGAGAACTGCTGAGTCTGCAGCGCGCCAGCCTCGACGCCAAGGCGGCAGAGGTGGAGCAGATCGAGAGCAGCAGCAAGACATATTTTCTGGTTCTGGCCTTGCTGGCCCTGGCCATCGGCACCGTTAGCGCCTGGCGTCTGACGCAAGGCATCACCGCTCCACTCAAGCATGCGGTCGGTGTGGCACGCCGCGTGGCCGATGGTGATCTGACGGCCCAGATCCATGTGAACAGCAGCGATGAGACCGGGCAGCTCATGCAGGCCTTGCACGATATGAACAGCAGCCTGGATAGGCTGGTGGGGCAGGTGCGTCAGGGCACGGACAGCATTGCCACGGCATCCGGCCAGATTGCGGCGGGCAACCATGATCTGTCTGCGCGCACGGAAGAGCAGGCCAGTTCCCTGCAGCAGACGGCTGCATCCATGGAGCAGCTGACTTCCACAGTCAAGCAAAATGCCGACAACGCCAGTCAGGCCAATCAGCTGGCGCTGTCGGCCTCCGATGTGGCCGTCAAGGGCGGTATGGTGGTGTCGCAGGTGGTGGAGACCATGGGGGCCATCAGCCACTCGTCACGCAAGATTTCCGACATCATCGGCGTGATCGACAGCATTGCCTTTCAGACCAATATCCTGGCGCTGAACGCTGCCGTGGAAGCGGCCCGTGCCGGCGAACAAGGCCGTGGCTTTGCTGTCGTGGCATCGGAAGTGCGTTCCCTGGCCGGCCGCAGCGCAGAAGCAGCCAAGGAAATCAAACTGCTGATCCAGGCTTCGGTGACCAAGGTGGAGGAGGGCAGTGTGCAGGTCAGCCAGGCCGGTCAGACCATGGATGAAATCGTCAGCAGCGTGCAGCGCGTGACGGACATCATGGGCGAGATCACAGCGGCCAGCCATGAGCAGACCAGCGGCATCGAGCAGATCAACCGTGCCGTGGCCGAGATGGATCTGGTGACCCAGCAGAATGCGGCCCTGGTGGAAGAGTCCACGGCTGCAGCCCAATCCATGCAGCAGCAGACAAGCGATCTGTCGCGGATGGTCAGCGTCTTCCGTCTCAAGAGCGTCTGA
- a CDS encoding pseudouridine synthase, producing the protein MHNSHDPKVLPVRDGVSPSCVVLPSQGGGLLIDFLCARLPAVGRVDWLRRMEAGQVVSETGEMAGPDAAFMPGLRYYYYRELNGEPEIPFAAEVIHRDEHLLIADKPHFLPVVPAGQYLQNTLLVRLKREFDLPELSPIHRIDRDTAGLVVFSLQRATRGIYQGMFRDRAIHKVYEAVAPYRAELSFPREHVSRMEESGHFFRMHEVEGEPNSRTLMEIIEHNNAWARYRLSPVSGKRHQLRVHMAALGLPLRGDAFYPVVDDPEPGDYSRPLQLLARSLAFDDPLTGQRREFTSRRSLQALPRD; encoded by the coding sequence ATGCATAACTCCCACGATCCCAAGGTTCTGCCCGTGCGCGATGGCGTCAGCCCTAGCTGTGTGGTCTTGCCGTCCCAGGGCGGGGGGCTGCTGATCGACTTCTTGTGTGCACGCCTGCCCGCCGTCGGGCGCGTAGACTGGCTGCGTCGCATGGAAGCCGGTCAAGTGGTCAGCGAAACCGGAGAGATGGCCGGCCCGGACGCTGCATTCATGCCGGGGCTGCGCTATTACTACTATCGCGAGCTGAACGGCGAGCCAGAGATTCCGTTTGCGGCTGAAGTCATCCATCGCGATGAGCATCTGCTCATCGCCGACAAGCCACACTTTCTGCCTGTGGTGCCTGCCGGCCAGTATCTGCAGAACACGCTGCTGGTCAGGCTCAAGCGCGAGTTCGATCTGCCCGAGCTGTCGCCGATTCATCGCATCGACCGAGACACCGCGGGGCTGGTGGTGTTCTCGCTGCAGCGCGCCACACGCGGCATCTATCAGGGGATGTTCAGGGACAGGGCCATTCACAAGGTCTACGAGGCCGTGGCTCCTTACCGTGCTGAGCTGAGCTTTCCGCGCGAACACGTGAGCCGTATGGAAGAGAGCGGGCATTTCTTTCGCATGCATGAGGTCGAGGGCGAGCCCAATAGCCGCACCTTGATGGAAATCATCGAACACAACAACGCCTGGGCGCGCTATCGGCTCAGTCCAGTCTCTGGCAAGCGCCATCAGCTGCGTGTGCATATGGCGGCGCTGGGTCTGCCGCTCAGGGGCGATGCCTTCTATCCCGTGGTCGACGACCCGGAGCCGGGCGACTATTCCAGGCCCTTGCAACTGCTGGCACGCAGCCTGGCCTTTGATGATCCGCTGACTGGGCAGCGCCGAGAGTTCACCAGCCGGCGCAGTCTGCAGGCGCTGCCGCGCGACTGA
- a CDS encoding Bug family tripartite tricarboxylate transporter substrate binding protein: MQIRRRQFAAWALGAPLLQQLSPASQAAAQPWPVQALTVVVPFAPGGSVDVAARLAMPRLAERLGQPVIIENMVGASGTIATQRVIKARPDGYTLLFGVASSVLVAPLISPTKFRYDGLQELKPVAPVASSVFVLLARPGLAAGSADDLIELARQKPGRLTLGTDGIGTSLHLTGELIQQMSGIDLVHVPYRSGPQVLTELAGGQIDLAVLPVALAQPFVQEGKVKALGVTSRQRLATLPQAPSLSETPALRNLEVEAWQGLLAPAHTDARIVKRLADEIAILQADPELARKLTEAGFKPMRMGHPQFLAYLEKEKKVLENTIRKANIRTD, translated from the coding sequence ATGCAAATACGACGCAGACAGTTTGCAGCCTGGGCGCTGGGCGCCCCGCTGCTGCAGCAGCTATCACCGGCAAGCCAGGCGGCTGCCCAGCCCTGGCCTGTCCAGGCACTGACGGTGGTGGTTCCCTTCGCACCGGGCGGTAGTGTAGATGTCGCCGCCAGGCTGGCGATGCCGCGCCTGGCAGAGCGCCTGGGCCAGCCCGTGATCATAGAAAACATGGTCGGAGCATCGGGGACTATTGCCACGCAGCGTGTCATCAAGGCCAGGCCCGATGGCTATACCTTGCTCTTCGGTGTGGCCAGCTCGGTGCTGGTTGCCCCCTTGATCTCGCCGACCAAGTTCCGCTACGACGGTCTGCAGGAGCTGAAGCCCGTGGCACCTGTAGCCTCTTCGGTCTTTGTGCTGCTCGCCCGCCCGGGACTCGCTGCGGGCAGTGCGGACGACCTCATTGAACTTGCGCGCCAGAAACCGGGGAGACTGACCCTGGGCACCGATGGCATCGGAACCAGCCTGCACCTGACGGGGGAGCTGATTCAGCAGATGTCCGGTATCGATCTGGTACATGTTCCCTACAGGTCTGGTCCGCAGGTGCTGACCGAGCTGGCAGGTGGTCAGATCGACCTTGCCGTGCTGCCTGTTGCGCTGGCTCAGCCGTTTGTGCAGGAGGGCAAGGTCAAGGCACTCGGCGTGACATCCCGCCAGCGCCTGGCCACGCTGCCCCAGGCACCAAGTCTTTCGGAGACGCCAGCTCTTCGCAATCTGGAGGTCGAGGCCTGGCAGGGCTTGCTGGCTCCCGCGCACACGGATGCCCGGATCGTCAAGCGTCTGGCCGATGAAATCGCGATTCTGCAAGCGGACCCCGAGTTGGCCAGAAAGCTCACGGAAGCCGGCTTCAAGCCCATGCGCATGGGGCATCCCCAGTTCCTGGCCTATCTGGAGAAGGAGAAAAAAGTTCTGGAGAACACCATTCGCAAAGCCAATATCCGAACGGATTAG